In Candidatus Planktophila versatilis, the genomic window ATTAAAGCCACGCGCATGTATGTCAGGTCCAGCAACAATTTTTCCAGTTTGCGATTCGATCACAACAATGACAGAGATGAATCCTTCTTCACCCAGAATCCTGCGATCTTTGAGAGATGATTCGGTGATATCGCCAACGCTGCCACCATCGACATAGACAAAACCACATGGCACAGCGCCAACAACTTCGGCGTGGTGATCAATCAGGTCGATAACAATGCCATTTTCAATAATGAATGCGTTCTCGCGCGGGACACCTGATTCGATTGCGAGCTCTGCATTAGCTTTTAGGTGACGCCATTCGCCATGCACAGGAAGGGCGTACTTAGGCTTGACGATGTTGTAGCAGTAGAGAAGTTCACCCGCTGCTGCGTGACCTGAGACATGCACCATGGCATTCGCTTTATGCACCACTTTAGCGCCCCATCGAGTGAGTTCATTAATAATGCGAAAGACAGAATTCTCATTACCTGGAATCAGTGAGGATGCCAAGATGACGGTATCGCCTTCTCCCACTCTGATCTGGTGATCACCGTTTGCCATCCGGGAAAGTGCTGCCATCGGTTCACCTTGCGAACCTGTGCAGATGAGCACCACGTTATCGTCGTAGTTTTCTAATTCTCGGGCATCAAATAAAATCCCTGAGGGAACGGTGAGGTATCCCATCTCTTGTGCAATCTTCATATTGCGAATCATCGAACGCCCAATAAATGCAACTTTTCTATTGTGAAGAGCTGCCGTATCAATGACCTGCTGCACTCTATGCACGTGCGAACTAAATGAGGCAACAATAACTCGGCGCTTTGTTGATGAAATTACCCGATTAAGCGCTGGCATGATTTCCCGCTCCGATGGCGTAAAGCCAGGAACGTCGGCATTGGTGGAATCAACCAGGAATAGATCTACGCCTTCTTCACCTAAGCGGGCAAATGTTCGCAAATCTGTGATGCGACCATCGAGTGGAAGTTGATCCATTTTAAAATCACCGGTGTGAAGAATTGTTCCAGCACTTGTGTGGATGGCAACGGCAAGTGCGTCCGGAATCGAATGGTTGACCGCAATAAACTCTAATTCAAATGGTCCGACATCTTCGCGCAGTCCTTCTCGAACTTCGCGCATCAGTGGAGAAATTCGATGTTCTTTACATTTAGCGGCGATGAGAGCGATTGTCAGCGGAGAGCCATAGACCGGAATATCACCACGTTCGCGCAGTAAGTATGGAACTGCCCCGATATGGTCTTCATGTCCATGGGTAAGAAAGATTCCAACTACATCAGCAAGGCGATCTCGGATGTAGGAGAAATCAGGCAGGATTAAATCGATTCCGGGTTGATTATCTTCTGGAAAGAGAACTCCGCAATCGATGATCAGTAGCTTTCCATTAGTTTCATAGACGGTCATATTGCGACCGATTTCAGAGATTCCACCAAGGGCGACGATGCGAACTCCCCCAGCCACTAGCTTGCTAGGAGTTCCTAAGTTTGGATGCGGGTGTTGAGTCATACAGTCAAATTATTTTTTCAACGTGATTCCACCAGCAATAAGATCTTTTCGTAATTGTTCGATCTGTGCTTCGGTGGCATCAACGAGTGGCAGACGAGTAGTTCCTCCTGGGAGTCCCATGAGAGACATCGCTGCCTTGGTCAAAATTGCACCTTGTGTGCGGAAGGTTCCAGTAAAGACTGGAAGAAGTTTCTGATGAATTTCAAGTGCGCGTGGTGCATCTCCAGCAAACCAAGCATCGAGCATTGCTTTGAGTTCTAAGCCAGCGGTGTGGCCACAGACAGAGACGAATCCAACTGCTCCAACTGAGAGGAAGGGCAGGTTGAGAATGTCATCACCGGAATAGACCGGAATACCTGAGCGCTTAATCACCCATGATGTGGCTGCGATATTTCCCTTGGCATCTTTGAGGGCAACAATGTTCTTCACGCTTTCAAAGAGTTTGACGATGGTGTCAGATTCGATTTCAACACCGGTGCGACCTGGGATGTCATACATCATGATGGGAAGATCAGTTGCGGCGGCTACTGCGCGAAAGTGCGCTTCGATTCCAGCTTGGGGAGGCTTGTTGTAATAAGGAGTAACCACCAGCAGTGCATCTGCCCCCGCATCTTGGGAACGCTTAGCTTGTTCAACTGTGTAAGCGGTCTCATTATCGCCAGCACCTGAGAGAACACAGATCTTTTCGCCAACGACGCTCTTGACCACTTTGATGATCTCAAGTTTTTCCGAAGACTTTGTGGTGGGAGCTTCACCGGTTGTGCCATTGACTGCAATTCCATCATGTCCGGTATCAACAAGATGTTGTGCCAATGTGGCAACGCCATCCCAATCGATTGCACCATCACTATTGAATGGGGTCACCATTGCGGTGATTAATCGACCAAAAGGAGGCTGGATACTCATCCGCGCATCTTATCGCTTAAGGCGCAATACGACCAGATTTTTCAAAGGCTCCGTATGTCAAAGGCATCAATTTCGCGAACTCGGCTTCCATTTTTTCGGCAACCATCTCGATTTCTCGCTGCGGATAGCTTGGAAAGTGCGAACCTTCACGAGATGTGCGCAGGGATAAAAAGTTCATCAGTGCACGTGCATTCATGGTGACATACATAGATGAATACGTTGCGACCGGCAAAACTACTCGCGCAACTTCGCGGGCAACGCCAGCCTCTAACATCTTCACATATGACTCATAGGCAATGACATATGCATCCTTCATCGCCTTAACTGTTATTTCAAATTGTTCTGGCGTTCCATCTTCAAATGTGTAAGCACCAGTCTTACCAACCTGAATAAGTTTGCGCTCTTTCGAAGGAATATAGAAAACTGGCTTGAGTTCACGGTAGCGACCAGATTCTTCGTTATAGGAAGCGATGCGATGGCGCATAAATTCACGGAAGACGAAGATGGGTGCTGAGACAAAGAAAGTCATCGAGGTGTGCTCGAAAGGTGATCCATGGCGTTCGCGTGCAAGATAGTTAATCAGCCCGGCAGATCGCGCTGGATCTTCACCAATTTCATCAAGTGACTGCTCACCGGCGGTTGATACTCGAGCGGCCCAAATGACATCAGCATCACTTGCACTTGATTTAACAAGCTCTACTGATACATCGTCTCTATAAATTACGGTCTCAGACATGTTCGCACCTTATCTATCTACCCCCCTCCACTTGCTGCATATCTAGGGCAGAATGTCCGCGTGTCCAGAGTGAACCGCACCACCGCATCCCAAAGCTTGAGCGTCTCCCTGACGGTGGGCCTTTATGGAACTGCATTTGGCGCCGCCAGTATCGCCGCGGGGTTCTCAGTTCTGCAGACTTGTTTACTCTCTCTTCTGACTTTCTCTGGCGCATCTCAATTTGCAGTAGTGGGCGTCATGGGCGCAGGTGGAAGCGCCATTGCAGGGATCGCAACGGCTTCACTTCTTGGTGTGAGAAATATGTTGTATGCACTTCGCATGGCACCTCTTCTGAAAGTCTCTGGATTGCGGAAGGTAATTGCAGCGCAAGTAACTATTGATGAATCAACTGGTGTTGCCTTAAGTCAAGAAAAACTAGGGTCTACGGCGATGAAGCAAGGCTTCTGGTTAACCGGCGTTGGTGTCTATATCTTCTGGAACATCTTCACACTATTGGGCGCACTCGGTGCGAAGGCAATGGGAAATCCCTCCGCCTGGGGCCTCGATGCTGCAGTTCCAGCGGCATTCTTAGGACTTGTGTGGCCAAGGCTGAGAAATAAATTAGAACGGGCGCTAGCGGTGTGCGCACTTGTCTTGGCAGTCCTTCTTAGTCCGGTACTCAGCGCCGGTCTACCAATTATCTCCACCGTCGTACTTGCCGTGATCTTTGGCTGGAAGGTGCGCAGATGAACGCGCTCTGGATAGGTGTTATCGGTTCCAGCATCGCACTCTTTGCCCTGCGGTATTCAGGTTACTTAATCCCTGAGAAATATCTGACAAACCCACGAATGTTGCGCATTAATACCCTGATACCAGTTGCGCTCTTGAGCGCCTTGGTCGGAGTTCAAACTGTGACCGAAAAAGGTATCTGGGTTATTGATCAGCGCCTTGCCGGTGTTACTGTGGCACTCATTGCACTTCTGCTCAAAGCGCCTTACTTTGTTGTAGTGATATCTGCAGCCCTTACTTCCGCGCTTTTGTATCGCTTCTAGATAATTCCCAGCGAAGTTAGCTTTGCCTTCAAATCATTATCTGATGGCTCTGTCATGTGAGTGCCATCTGAAAAGACAAGCACTGGAATTGACTGCGCTCCCCCGTTGATCTCACGGACCTTGGCTGCTGCAGATTCATCTACTTCAACATCAATATGAGTGACCTGAACATCAAGTTCTTCTAAGAGTCGCTTGGAACGACGGCAGTCTCCGCACCAGTCGGCTCCATACATCGTGATATCTACAAGTGCCATGAGAGTTCCCTCTTTCTTACATAAAGTTTTCCAGGCCGAAAGTCAGCCCTGGATGTGTCACAACTTTCCGTACTCCAAGGAGTACCCCTGGCATGAAACCTACTCTGTCTATCGAGTCATGTCGTATTGAAAGTGTTTCACCAATTCCACCGAGTAATACCTCTTGATGGGCAACCAATCCGCGCACACGAACCGAGTGCACTGGAATATCTCCCACAGTGGCACCGCGTGCTCCAGCTAGCGAAGTAGTTGTCGCATCTGGCATCACAGGTAGGCCAGCTTCTTTGCGCGAAGCTGACATAAGTTCAGCTGTGCGACTGGCTGTCCCGGAAGGCGCATCAACTTTATTTGGGTGATGCAGTTCAATGATTTCAGCAGATTCAAAGTACTTAGCTGCCTTGGTTGCAAACTCCATCATGAGTACTGCCCCAATGGCAAAGTTGGGAGCAATTAGTACCCCTGACTTTGAGTTAGCCAGCAGAGACTTAATCTTGGCAATGCGCGCATCATCAAAGCCAGTTGTGCCCACAACCGCATTGATGTTGTGAGAAATCAAAAATTCGAGGTTAGCCATGACTGAATCAGGTGTTGTGAAATCAACCGCAACTACTGCCCCACTTGCAAGAAGTGCGTCGAGTGAATCTCCAAGATCAAGTTGCGCAACGAGTTCGAGATCCTTGGCTTCATTGACAGCCTTTACTACCTCAGAACCCATGCGACCACGCGCACCAATGACTGCAACTTTGATCATCGCTCTAACACCTTTTCAAATTTCGCTTCATTTTTAAATGGACCGACAAGAGCAAGGGTAGGCGTTTTGACCAAGAACTCGCTGGCAATTTCGCGTATGTCTTGAGCGCTCACTCGGTCAATTGAGGTGAGAATGTCATCGAAATCCATCACTTGGCCATACACAATCTCATTCTTGCCGATGCGGCTCATGCGCGAACCAGTATCTTCCTGGCTTAATACCAGGGATCCACGCACAGCGCCTTTGGCGCGATCAATTTCTTCATGAGTCATCCCGTTTTCGGCAACATCACTTAAGACGCTGCGAATAATTTCGACGACTTCCACCGCTTTGGCTGGGTTACATCCGGCATAAAAACCAATGAGGCCAGAGCCAGCAAATTGTTGCGCATATGAGTAGACGGAGTAGGCAAGACCACGTTTTTCGCGAATCTCTTGGAAGAGGCGCGATGACATGCCGCCGCCGAGGGCCGCAGAGAGAACTCCCATCGCAAAGCGACGTTCATCTGCCCTTGCAACAGCTTCCATCCCATAGAACATATGAGCTTGTTCGCTCTTTTTATACATCAGACCAACAGATTGTTGCTTTGAATTCTTAATCGGAATATTGGGGCGAATAACAGGGGCAGCCATGACATCAAGGAAGTTATCGCGCGAAAGGGCTTGCTCAACCATCGCAACCACGCGCTTATGTTTGATATTGCCGGCCACAGCAACAACCAGATCTTGCGGTAAGTACTTCTTCTTATAGTAGTTAAAGACTGCGTTGCGAGACATCGCATTGATTGAATCAATCGTTCCTAGAATTGGGCGCCCGATCGGCGTATCGCCATAATAGGTATCGCTAAAGAGATCGTGCACCAGATCACTGGGATCATCATCGCGCATCGCAATTTCTTCAAGAACTACTTTGCGCTCGGCATCGACATCTAGGGCTGAGACAACGGAGGAAGTGATGAGATCGCTAACCACATCGATTGCCATTGGTAAGTCAGTATCAATTACGCGGGCGTAGAAGCAGGTGTATTCCTTAGAGGTAAAGGCATTCATCTCACCGCCGACTGACTCAATGGATGAAGATATCTCTAACGCTGTTCTACTTGTTGTTCCTTTAAAGAGCAGATGTTCCAGAAAATGAGAAGCACCAGCCGTAGCTGGTGCTTCATCACGAGAACCTACATTGACCCAAATTCCCACAGCAGCGCTGCGTACTGACGGAACTTCTTCCGTAACAATACGCAGGCCACTTGCGTGAACTGAGCGTTTAACTGACATCTACTTATTCAGCAGCTGGAGTCGATCCATCTTCGAGAACTGGAACCAAAGAGAGCTTGCCCTTTGGATCAATCTCGCCGATTTCAACCTGAATCTTGTCGCCAACCTTCATGACCTCTTCTAGGTTTTCAATGCGCTTTCCACCATGCATCTTGCGAATCTGAGATACGTGGAGCAGGCCATCTTTACCTGGCATCAATGAGATGAATGCACCGAATGTTGCAAGCTTCACAACAGTTCCGAGGTATCGCTCTCCCACTTCTGGCATTTGTGGATTAGCAATCGCGTTAATCTGCGCGCGAGCTGCTTCAGCTGAAGGCCCATCGGTGGCACCGATGTAGATAGTTCCATCATCTTCAATCGAGATATCTGCGCCAGTCTCATCTTGAATCTGGTTAATAATCTTGCCCTTAGGCCCGATTACTGCACCGATCTGATCTACTGGAATCTTCACCGAGATGATGCGAGGAGCGTATTGGCTCATCTCATCCGGTGTATCGATTGCTTCA contains:
- the dapB gene encoding 4-hydroxy-tetrahydrodipicolinate reductase, with amino-acid sequence MIKVAVIGARGRMGSEVVKAVNEAKDLELVAQLDLGDSLDALLASGAVVAVDFTTPDSVMANLEFLISHNINAVVGTTGFDDARIAKIKSLLANSKSGVLIAPNFAIGAVLMMEFATKAAKYFESAEIIELHHPNKVDAPSGTASRTAELMSASRKEAGLPVMPDATTTSLAGARGATVGDIPVHSVRVRGLVAHQEVLLGGIGETLSIRHDSIDRVGFMPGVLLGVRKVVTHPGLTFGLENFM
- a CDS encoding M16 family metallopeptidase yields the protein MSVKRSVHASGLRIVTEEVPSVRSAAVGIWVNVGSRDEAPATAGASHFLEHLLFKGTTSRTALEISSSIESVGGEMNAFTSKEYTCFYARVIDTDLPMAIDVVSDLITSSVVSALDVDAERKVVLEEIAMRDDDPSDLVHDLFSDTYYGDTPIGRPILGTIDSINAMSRNAVFNYYKKKYLPQDLVVAVAGNIKHKRVVAMVEQALSRDNFLDVMAAPVIRPNIPIKNSKQQSVGLMYKKSEQAHMFYGMEAVARADERRFAMGVLSAALGGGMSSRLFQEIREKRGLAYSVYSYAQQFAGSGLIGFYAGCNPAKAVEVVEIIRSVLSDVAENGMTHEEIDRAKGAVRGSLVLSQEDTGSRMSRIGKNEIVYGQVMDFDDILTSIDRVSAQDIREIASEFLVKTPTLALVGPFKNEAKFEKVLER
- a CDS encoding AzlD domain-containing protein, whose amino-acid sequence is MNALWIGVIGSSIALFALRYSGYLIPEKYLTNPRMLRINTLIPVALLSALVGVQTVTEKGIWVIDQRLAGVTVALIALLLKAPYFVVVISAALTSALLYRF
- a CDS encoding ribonuclease J, translating into MTQHPHPNLGTPSKLVAGGVRIVALGGISEIGRNMTVYETNGKLLIIDCGVLFPEDNQPGIDLILPDFSYIRDRLADVVGIFLTHGHEDHIGAVPYLLRERGDIPVYGSPLTIALIAAKCKEHRISPLMREVREGLREDVGPFELEFIAVNHSIPDALAVAIHTSAGTILHTGDFKMDQLPLDGRITDLRTFARLGEEGVDLFLVDSTNADVPGFTPSEREIMPALNRVISSTKRRVIVASFSSHVHRVQQVIDTAALHNRKVAFIGRSMIRNMKIAQEMGYLTVPSGILFDARELENYDDNVVLICTGSQGEPMAALSRMANGDHQIRVGEGDTVILASSLIPGNENSVFRIINELTRWGAKVVHKANAMVHVSGHAAAGELLYCYNIVKPKYALPVHGEWRHLKANAELAIESGVPRENAFIIENGIVIDLIDHHAEVVGAVPCGFVYVDGGSVGDITESSLKDRRILGEEGFISVIVVIESQTGKIVAGPDIHARGFNEDIALFDEVKGQIEKALAAAVAEGVNGTHQLSQVVRRTIGGWVGQKHRRRPMIVPVVIEV
- the dapA gene encoding 4-hydroxy-tetrahydrodipicolinate synthase encodes the protein MSIQPPFGRLITAMVTPFNSDGAIDWDGVATLAQHLVDTGHDGIAVNGTTGEAPTTKSSEKLEIIKVVKSVVGEKICVLSGAGDNETAYTVEQAKRSQDAGADALLVVTPYYNKPPQAGIEAHFRAVAAATDLPIMMYDIPGRTGVEIESDTIVKLFESVKNIVALKDAKGNIAATSWVIKRSGIPVYSGDDILNLPFLSVGAVGFVSVCGHTAGLELKAMLDAWFAGDAPRALEIHQKLLPVFTGTFRTQGAILTKAAMSLMGLPGGTTRLPLVDATEAQIEQLRKDLIAGGITLKK
- the thyX gene encoding FAD-dependent thymidylate synthase yields the protein MSETVIYRDDVSVELVKSSASDADVIWAARVSTAGEQSLDEIGEDPARSAGLINYLARERHGSPFEHTSMTFFVSAPIFVFREFMRHRIASYNEESGRYRELKPVFYIPSKERKLIQVGKTGAYTFEDGTPEQFEITVKAMKDAYVIAYESYVKMLEAGVAREVARVVLPVATYSSMYVTMNARALMNFLSLRTSREGSHFPSYPQREIEMVAEKMEAEFAKLMPLTYGAFEKSGRIAP
- a CDS encoding glutaredoxin domain-containing protein — protein: MALVDITMYGADWCGDCRRSKRLLEELDVQVTHIDVEVDESAAAKVREINGGAQSIPVLVFSDGTHMTEPSDNDLKAKLTSLGII
- a CDS encoding AzlC family ABC transporter permease; the encoded protein is MSRVNRTTASQSLSVSLTVGLYGTAFGAASIAAGFSVLQTCLLSLLTFSGASQFAVVGVMGAGGSAIAGIATASLLGVRNMLYALRMAPLLKVSGLRKVIAAQVTIDESTGVALSQEKLGSTAMKQGFWLTGVGVYIFWNIFTLLGALGAKAMGNPSAWGLDAAVPAAFLGLVWPRLRNKLERALAVCALVLAVLLSPVLSAGLPIISTVVLAVIFGWKVRR